The genomic interval ATAACGCCGTAAAGACTCATGGAACGTCTCCCGTTTCCAGACTTTTCGAGAGACATTCAACCGCGGCAAACTTGCGTGGGGCTGTCGACGAATAAATTCGGCGCTGAAAGCGTCCATTTAATCAAATTCTAATTAAAATATACGTGACTTACTAACGAAATACTGTCGATCCAAAATCTGATTACAATAAGAATTTTTCAAGGCTCAGCCGCAGAACGCCCTGGCTTCGGGCGTCCAGCGACCGAAACCGGTCGCGACCATGTTGGCGATCACCTTGCAGACGTAGCGTTTCTGAGCCGGATCGTTGTTCGGCCCGGCATGATAGCGGGCGACGGCCATGGTCCAGGTGCCCTGGCGAGCATGGAGTTCGTTAAGGAAGCGCGCCGCGTAGCGCACGTTGGCGCGCGGCTCCAGCATGTGGGCGACCGAGCGGAACTTGTCGCCATGGTAATGGTGGTTGATCTGCATGCAGCCGATGTCGATCAGCCTCTTGCCGGTCTGGCGTGCCGAGGCCACCTCGCGCTCGGCGACCAGGGCCGAAGGCGGGAAAACCGCCTTGCCCTCGATGTTGAGCGCGTGGGGATGGAGCGAGTTGCGCCGCCCTGTCTCGGTCAGGCCGACGGCATAAAGAACGCCGAGCGGGATCCGGTAGAGCCTGGCGGCCTCGGCCATTTCCCGCTCGCAGACGTTCCCGGAGGCTTCTGCCGGCCCGGTCGATGCGGCAAGCAGGCTAGAGATACACAGCGCCGCGGTCACGACCGGTGCGACGTTCTTGCGAACCGCCATCGATTGCCCTCTCGCCCTGCTCCTGATGATTTTCAGCGGCCCTGTCGTCACCATCGGCGTGTTCGCGCCGGTCGCCTTGTCCCTCGCCGCGCAACTGCGGGCCGGCGCCCGGTCCGTCGCCCTCTGCCATG from Polymorphum gilvum SL003B-26A1 carries:
- a CDS encoding transglycosylase SLT domain-containing protein, with protein sequence MAVRKNVAPVVTAALCISSLLAASTGPAEASGNVCEREMAEAARLYRIPLGVLYAVGLTETGRRNSLHPHALNIEGKAVFPPSALVAEREVASARQTGKRLIDIGCMQINHHYHGDKFRSVAHMLEPRANVRYAARFLNELHARQGTWTMAVARYHAGPNNDPAQKRYVCKVIANMVATGFGRWTPEARAFCG